GCGGACCATGTCCTCGCCGTATCCCATGAGTTCACCGAACTCGGCAGGCCGCATGCCCGCGCCTTCGCGGCACACCTTCAGCAGGTGTCCCACGGCCTGCACGATCGGCTCGATCTCGTCCCCCGGTTCCACATCCCAACCGGCCTCGTCCACGCCCTCGTTCATGACCACCTCCAACGCGCCCCGTACCCGGACGGCATCGCGGACAGCCGGGACAGTCCGAGACAAACGCCGGGCAGTCACCGGCCGTTCACACAATGTCATCGGTCACGGTAGGCGGAAGCGGTCGCTTCAGGATGCGGGAACCAGGAAACCGATGTCTCAGCCGCCGAACTCCACGTCCTTCGTGTCCGTCACCGCCGCCCTGCGCCCCGGCGCCCCCTGCCAGCGCCAGTACAGGTTCGTGTGGGCGATGACCTGCTCCGGCGGCGGGGCGCCCCACTCGCTCTGGTCGTTGGCGGTGTGCGCGTCGGCGACGAGCGTGACGTCGTAGCCCCGTGCGAACGCGCCGTGGATGGTGGACCGGATGCACGCGTCCGTCTCCGCGCCCGTGACGACGAGATGGCCGACGCCCGCCTCGGCGAGGACCCGCTCCAGGTCGGTGGCCTCGAAGGAGTCGCCGTAGTTCTTGTGGACCAGCGGCTCGGAGTCGCGGCGCGGCAGTTCGGGAACGTACGCCAGTCGTCGCCGCCCTTCTCCAGTTCGTCGTCGGAGTGCTGGACCCAGACGACCGGGACGTCCTCGGCCCGGGCCCTGTCGACGAGGGACGCGATGTTCGCGACGACCGCGTCCCGCTCGTACGCGGACGCGACGACGCCCTGCTGGACGTCGATCACCAGCAGGGCGGTGTGGGGTCGTTCGGAGAGTGTGGTCATGCCGCCACGTTAGGCGGCGCCACTGACAACGGTCCGTTTCCTACGGCGCTGCCCTTCAGAGGCCGTCAGGCCTTCACCAGCTCCCGGTCCTCGTCCGGATCCGAGTCCCGGTCACCCCTCGCGGCGTCGAGGGTCTTCAGTCCCTCGCCCTCGACGTCCACGTTGGGCAACGCCCGGTCCAGCCACTTCGGCAGCCACCAGGCCCGGCGGCCGAGCAGTGCCAGTACCGCCGGGACGATGGCCATGCGGACGACGAACGCGTCGAAGAAGACGGCGATCGCCAGGCCGAAGCCGATCATCTTGATCATGGACTCGCTGGAGGTGATGAAGCCTCCGAAGACGGCGATCATGATGACCGCGGCGGCCGCCACGACCCGCGCGCTGTGCCGGAACCCGGTGACCACCGCCTGGCCGGGCGTCTCACCGTGGACGTACGCCTCGCGCATCCGGGTCACGAGGAAGACCTCGTAGTCCATCGCCAGGCCGAAGACCACGCCCACCATGAAGATCGGCATCATCGACATGATCGGGCCGGTCTGCTCCACCCCGAGCAGGCCCCCGAGCCAGCCCCACTGGAAGACCGCGACCACGGCGCCGAGCGCGGCCAGCACGCTGAGCAGGAAGCCGAGGGCAGCCTTCAGCGGGACCAGGACCGAGCGGAACACCGCGATCAGCAGCAGGAACGCGAGACCGACCACCAGGCCCAGGTACGGGACCAACGCGTCGTTGAGCTTCTGCGAGAAGTCGATGTTCATGGCCGTGGTGCCGGTGACCAGGACCTTCGCGCCGGTCTCGGCCCTGACATCCGCGCCCTTGTCGCGGATCGCGTGCACCAGGTCCTCGGTCTGCGTGGAGGACGGCTTGGAACCGGGGACCACGGTGATCATCGCGGTGTCACCGGCCCTGTTGAAGACCGCCGGGGTGACCGTGGTGACGTCCTTCAGGTTCTTGATGTCCTCGGCGACTCGGTTCGCCGCCGTCCTGGGGTCGTCGCTGCCCTTGGCGTCGACGACGATCATCAGGGGGCCGTTGAAGCCGGGGCCGAAGCCCTCCGACAGCAGGTCGTAGGCACGCCGCTGCGTGGTGGACGTGGGCTGCGATCCGTCGTCGGGCAGGCCCAGTTCCAGCTGGGTGGCCGGGACGGCGACCGCGCCGAGGCCGACCACGCCGAGCAGCAGCACGGCGGCCGGGCGCCGTACGACGAAGCTCGCCCAGCGCTCGCCCAGGCCGGGCTTGGTGGAACGGGGGCCGTCGCTCTTGCGTCGCTTCTCGCCCGCCGGCCTGACCTTGCGGCCCGCGTAGCCGAGCAGTGCCGGGATCATGGTCAGCGCGATGAGGACGGCGACCAGGACGGTGGCGGCCGCCGCGAGGCCCATCTTGGTGAGCATCGGGACGCCGACGACCGACAGGCCGGCCAGCGCGATCACGACCGTCAGGCCGGCGAAGACCACCGCGGAGCCGGCCGTGCCGGCCGCCCGGCCGACCGCCTCCTCGCGGCTGCGGCCCTCGGCGAGTTCGCCGCGGTAGCGGGAGACGATGAACAGCGCGTAGTCGATGCCGACGGCGAGGCCGATCATCAGGGCGAGGGTGGAGGTCGTGTCGCCGAGGTCGAGCGTCTTGGCGAGGGCGGTGATGCCGGAGACGCCGATGCCGACGCCGATCATCGCCGTCAGCAGCGGCAGTCCGGCGGCGACGAGTGAGCCGAGGGTGATGACGAGGACGACGGCGGCGATGGCAAGGCCGACGACCTCGCCGGCCGCGCCCGGTTCGGCGCCCGCCTGCAGCGCGTCACCGCCGATCTCGACGGTCAGCCCGGCGTCCCGCGCCTGCTTCGCGGTGTCCTCGAGGGCGGTGCGGGAGGCGTCCTTGAGTTCCATGCCGGACTTGTCGTACCGCACGGACGCGTACGCCACCGTGCCGTCCTTGCTGACGGCGTGCGCGGGGTACGGGTCGGCGACGGAGGTGACCTCGGAGCCGTCGGCCAGCTCCTTCACCGTCTTCTCGACGGTCGCCTTGTTGGCGGCGTCGGTCATCTTCTCGCCGCCGGGCGCCTTGAAGACGACGCGGGCGGTGGCACCGTCCGAGTTGGAGCCGGGGAAACGCTGGTCCAGCAGGTCGAAAGCCTTCTGCGCTTCCGTGCCCGGGATGGAGAAGGAGGTGGAGCCGGCGGCGGGCGCGCCGGCCGCGGCGACGCCGGCGAGCGTCAGCAGCGCCACCCAGAACAGTGCGACGAAGTGCCGTCGCCGGAAGGCGAACCGGCCGAGTCGGTAGAGGAACGTGGCCACGTGGGCGTACTCCCGGTCAGGTCGTGGGGTGTTTCGGAGCAGGGGTGATCGCCCGGCGGGGAGGCATGGGCGACCGTCCCGACGACTTGAGCGGTGACGTCAGGTGGTGGGGAGGGGGTGGGGAGGGGTCAGACGCCGAGGGCCGGCAGGACCACGGCGTCGATGTACGACAGAAGGAACGCCTGCGTCGGCGGCTGCTCGTCGATCATCGTGCGGGCGGCGAACCCACCGATCATCATGTGCATCACGTAGTCGATCGCGGGGTTGTCCGCACGGACCTCGCCCCGGTCGACCGCCCGTTGCACCACACGGCGGAACTCGGCCATCTCCGGCTCGATCAGATACTCCCGGAACGCCTTCAGCAGGTCCGGGTTGCCATGGATGGCCATGGCCAGACCTCGCATCAGCGCGGAGTTCTGCTCCATCTCGCAGTCGTCCGAACGCATGGTCAGGGCGTGCAGGTCGCCCCTGAGCGACCCGGTGTCGATCTCACCGAGACCGAAGCCGCCCGGCTTGTTGTGCCGCACCGCCTTCGCGACCAGCTCGGCCTTGCCGCCCCACTGGCGGTAGAGCGTCGCCTTGCTGGACTTGGTGCGGGCCGCCACGGCGTCCATGGTGAGGGCGTCGTAGCCGACCTCCCTGAGCAGGTCGAGCACGGCCTCGTACAACTCGGCCTCGCGCTCGGGCGTGATGCGACTGCGACGCGCGGTTGTCACCTCGGTCATGCCACTCGCCTTCCCGCTCGGGACGTTCGTTTCTTTGTACGTTCATGAAGATACCCCCAAACCGAACGAAACGAAACCGTTTCGTACGTGTCTTGGCTCACGAACGTGAAAGCCGCATAAGTTGCCCGGCCCCATTTGCCGGAAAAGCATGGGGAGGTGAGCTATCTGCGCCTGCCGCACCTGAGCGGTGAGTTGTTGTGCTTCGTCGCAGAGGACGACCTCTGGCTGGCCCCCCTCGACGGCCCGGGACGCGCCTGGCGCCTCACCGTTGACCGCACGAAGATCGGCCACCCGCGCTTCTCGCCGGACGGCGGCGCCATCGCGTACACGAGCTGGCGCAGCCTGGTGCCGGAGATCCACGTGGTGCCGGTGGACGGCGGCGGGCCCGGCAGACAGCTCACCCACTGGGGCTCCGCCGACACCCAGGTCTGCGGCTGGACCCCGCAGGGCACCATCCTGGCCGTCGCCTCCCACGGCGAACCGTTCTCCTACTTCACCTGGGCCTACAAGGTCTCCCCCGGCGGCGACCCCGGCCGCAAGCTTCCCTGGGGGCCGGTCTCCGACATCCAGGTCGCCGAGATCGACGGCGAGCGCAAGACCCTGCTGCTCACCGGCACCCCGCCGCACGAGCCGGCCGCCTGGAAGCGGTACCGGGGCGGGGCGACGGGCCGGCTGTGGTTCCACGGCGAACGGTTGCTCGACGGCCTGGAGGGCCACCTCCACTCACCCATGTTCGTCGGCGGCCGGATCGCGTTCCTCTCCGACCACGAGGGCATCGGCAACCTGTACTCGTGCGCGTACGACGGCTCCGACCTGCGCCGTCACACCGATCACGACGCCTTCTACGCCCGGCACGCCTCCAGCGACGGCACCCGGGTGGTCTACCAGTGCGCCGGGGACCTGTGGATCGTCGACGACCTCGCGAGCGAACCGCGCAGACTCGACGTGCGGCTGAGCGGGCCGCGCGCGGGACGCCGTACCTACCAGGTGCCGGCCGGTCAGCACGTCAACGGTCTGTCCGTCGACGAGACCGGCCGCGCGAGCGCCGTCGTCGTACGCGGCAGCCTGTACTGGCTGACCCACCGCGACGGACCCGCCCGCACGATCACGGACACCCCCGGCGTGCGGGTCCGGCTCCCGGAGATGCTTGGCTCGACCGGCCAGGTCGCCTATGTGACGGACGCGGAGGGCGAGGACGCCGTCGAGATCGCCCAGCTGCCGCGCGCGACCGGCGACCGGGAGCCGCGCCGGCCGGCCTCCGGGGAGCTGGGCCGCGTGCTGGAGCTGGTCTCCGATCCCCGGGGCGAGCGCCTCGCCCTCGCCTCGCACGACGGGCGCCTGCTGCTGATCGACGCGAGCGAGGACTCCAACGGCGAGGTGACCGAGCTGATCCGGTCGGCCAACGGCCCCGTCCGTGACCTCGCCTTCTCGCCGGACGGAGGGTGGCTGACCTGGTCGCATCCGGGGATCGGCCGGACCCTGCGGCAGATCAAGATGGCCCGTATCGCCCCCAAGGGCCACGGGGAGCGGTTGGTCGTGGACGTGACCAACGGCCGCTTCGAGGACGAGAACCCGGTGTTCACCAGGGACGGCCGCTATCTGGCGTTCCTCTCCTGGCGCGGCTTCGATCCGGTCTACGACGTCCACACCGGGGACCTGTCCTTCCCGCTCGGCTGCCGCCCCTACCTGGTCCCCCTGTCCTCCGCGACCCCCTCCCCCTTCGCGCTGAACCCCGAGGGCCGGCCGGCCGCGGGCGGGCTGGACCCCGTCGACGAGGAGGAGGGCGACGGGGCGGTGACCGTCGAGGTCGAGGGGCTGGAGAGCCGGGTCACGCCCTTCCCGGTCGCCGCCTCGAAGTACTCGGCGCTGTTCCCGGTGGCGGGCGGCGGGCTGGTCTGGCTGCGCTGGCCGATCTCGGGCGCGCTCGGCGAGACCTTCGTCAACCCGGACGACACCAGCGGCCGGCCGACGCTGGAGCACTTCACCATCAGCAAGGCCAGGAAGTCCGAACTGGTCGACCACCTCGACTGGTTCGCGGTCAGCGGCGACGGAACCCGCCTGGTGGTGGTCGACGAGGGCGATCTGCGCGCCGTCCCCGCCGGCGAGTCGGGCGACAGCGACACGACGGTCTGGATCGACCTGCGCCGCATCCTGCACGAGGTCGACCCGGCGGCCGAGTGGCGCCAGTCGTACGAGGAGGCGGGCCGGCTGATCCGGGCCTACTTCTGGGAGCCGGGGATGTGCGGGGTCGACTGGGCCGGGGTGCTCGACCAGTACCGTCCGCTGGTCGAACGGGTCGCGTCCCCGGACGAGTTCGCCGACCTGCTGCGCGAGGTGCTGGGCGAACTGGGCACCTCGCACGCCTACGTCACCGCCGCCCGCCGCAACGAGGGACCGCCCCACTACCAGCGCCGGCAGGGCCTGCTGGGCGCCAACTTCGCGCGCCGGGAGGCGGGTTGGGTGGTCAGGCGGATCCTGCCCGGCGACTCCTCGGACTCCAAGGCGCGCTCCCCGCTGGCGGGCACCGGAATCCGTGAGGGCGCCGTCCTCACCCATGTCGACGGCCGGCCGGTGGACCCGCTGACCGGGCCGTATCCGCTGCTGGCCGGCGCGGGCGGCACGACCGTCGAGCTCACCTTCACACCCGCGGAGGGCGAGGCGGGCCGCTCGCGCCGGGTCGCCGTGGTCCCCCTGGTCGACGAACGTCCCCTGCGCTACCAGGACTGGGTGGCCAAACGCCGGGCGGTGGTACGGGAGTTGAGCGGAGGCCGCTGCGGCTACCTGCACATCCCGGACATGGGCGGCTCGGGCTGGGCCCAGTTCAACCGGGACCTGCGGATGGAGGTGTCCCGCCCCGCCCTGATCGTCGACGTGCGCGGCAACGCGGGCGGGCACATCAGCGAACTGGTGGTGGAGAAGCTCACCCGCACCATCATCGGCTGGGACCTGACGCGCAACGCCCAGCCGGTGTCGTACGCCTCCAACGCCCCGCGCGGCCCGGTGGTCGCCCTCGCCGACGAGGCGACCTCCTCCGACGGCGACATGATCACGGCCGCTTTCAAACTCCTGAAGCTCGGCCCCGTCATCGGCCAGCGCACCTGGGGCGGAGTGGTCGGCATGACCGGCCGCCACGAACTGGGCGACGGAACGGTGATCACGGTTCCGATGAACGCGGCGTGGTTCGACGCGTACGGCTGGGGTGTGGAGAACCGGGGCGTGACCCCGGACCTGGAGATCCTCCGCACCCCCCTGGACTGGGCGGAGGGCCGCCACGCCCAACTGGACGACGCGGTCCAACTGGCCGTACAACTCCTGGAGTCCAACCCCCCGGCAACGCCCCCCGACTATTCAAACGTCCCGGACCGCTCCCGCCCAAAGCTCCCTCCCCGTACGGCGTCTTGAAGGGGCGCGGGGAACCGCGCACAGAACGCAGAAGTGGGGCGCCCCAAAACGCAGGGCACCCCACCTCACCGGCGAACGCCGGCGCAGCGACTAAGCGTCGAAGTCCTCTTCGAGCCGGTCCTGCTCCTCGCGCATCCGCTCCGGCTGCTCGTCACGCATGCGGTCCCGGTCCTGCCGGCCACGCTGCTGGCCCTGCTCCCTGGCCTCCTGGGCCTTCTGCTTGGCCTGCTGCTGCCACTGCTCCGACTGGTCCTGGAACTTGTCCTTCATACCCATGTGGGTTCACTCCCGTATCGAGTGGGGGGGAAGAGCCCCTGAGCGGGGCCTTCATCAGATTCACACGGGCGGACACAGCGCGCATTTCG
The sequence above is drawn from the Streptomyces sp. SLBN-31 genome and encodes:
- a CDS encoding TetR/AcrR family transcriptional regulator; its protein translation is MTEVTTARRSRITPEREAELYEAVLDLLREVGYDALTMDAVAARTKSSKATLYRQWGGKAELVAKAVRHNKPGGFGLGEIDTGSLRGDLHALTMRSDDCEMEQNSALMRGLAMAIHGNPDLLKAFREYLIEPEMAEFRRVVQRAVDRGEVRADNPAIDYVMHMMIGGFAARTMIDEQPPTQAFLLSYIDAVVLPALGV
- a CDS encoding MMPL family transporter, with amino-acid sequence MATFLYRLGRFAFRRRHFVALFWVALLTLAGVAAAGAPAAGSTSFSIPGTEAQKAFDLLDQRFPGSNSDGATARVVFKAPGGEKMTDAANKATVEKTVKELADGSEVTSVADPYPAHAVSKDGTVAYASVRYDKSGMELKDASRTALEDTAKQARDAGLTVEIGGDALQAGAEPGAAGEVVGLAIAAVVLVITLGSLVAAGLPLLTAMIGVGIGVSGITALAKTLDLGDTTSTLALMIGLAVGIDYALFIVSRYRGELAEGRSREEAVGRAAGTAGSAVVFAGLTVVIALAGLSVVGVPMLTKMGLAAAATVLVAVLIALTMIPALLGYAGRKVRPAGEKRRKSDGPRSTKPGLGERWASFVVRRPAAVLLLGVVGLGAVAVPATQLELGLPDDGSQPTSTTQRRAYDLLSEGFGPGFNGPLMIVVDAKGSDDPRTAANRVAEDIKNLKDVTTVTPAVFNRAGDTAMITVVPGSKPSSTQTEDLVHAIRDKGADVRAETGAKVLVTGTTAMNIDFSQKLNDALVPYLGLVVGLAFLLLIAVFRSVLVPLKAALGFLLSVLAALGAVVAVFQWGWLGGLLGVEQTGPIMSMMPIFMVGVVFGLAMDYEVFLVTRMREAYVHGETPGQAVVTGFRHSARVVAAAAVIMIAVFGGFITSSESMIKMIGFGLAIAVFFDAFVVRMAIVPAVLALLGRRAWWLPKWLDRALPNVDVEGEGLKTLDAARGDRDSDPDEDRELVKA
- a CDS encoding S41 family peptidase; this encodes MSYLRLPHLSGELLCFVAEDDLWLAPLDGPGRAWRLTVDRTKIGHPRFSPDGGAIAYTSWRSLVPEIHVVPVDGGGPGRQLTHWGSADTQVCGWTPQGTILAVASHGEPFSYFTWAYKVSPGGDPGRKLPWGPVSDIQVAEIDGERKTLLLTGTPPHEPAAWKRYRGGATGRLWFHGERLLDGLEGHLHSPMFVGGRIAFLSDHEGIGNLYSCAYDGSDLRRHTDHDAFYARHASSDGTRVVYQCAGDLWIVDDLASEPRRLDVRLSGPRAGRRTYQVPAGQHVNGLSVDETGRASAVVVRGSLYWLTHRDGPARTITDTPGVRVRLPEMLGSTGQVAYVTDAEGEDAVEIAQLPRATGDREPRRPASGELGRVLELVSDPRGERLALASHDGRLLLIDASEDSNGEVTELIRSANGPVRDLAFSPDGGWLTWSHPGIGRTLRQIKMARIAPKGHGERLVVDVTNGRFEDENPVFTRDGRYLAFLSWRGFDPVYDVHTGDLSFPLGCRPYLVPLSSATPSPFALNPEGRPAAGGLDPVDEEEGDGAVTVEVEGLESRVTPFPVAASKYSALFPVAGGGLVWLRWPISGALGETFVNPDDTSGRPTLEHFTISKARKSELVDHLDWFAVSGDGTRLVVVDEGDLRAVPAGESGDSDTTVWIDLRRILHEVDPAAEWRQSYEEAGRLIRAYFWEPGMCGVDWAGVLDQYRPLVERVASPDEFADLLREVLGELGTSHAYVTAARRNEGPPHYQRRQGLLGANFARREAGWVVRRILPGDSSDSKARSPLAGTGIREGAVLTHVDGRPVDPLTGPYPLLAGAGGTTVELTFTPAEGEAGRSRRVAVVPLVDERPLRYQDWVAKRRAVVRELSGGRCGYLHIPDMGGSGWAQFNRDLRMEVSRPALIVDVRGNAGGHISELVVEKLTRTIIGWDLTRNAQPVSYASNAPRGPVVALADEATSSDGDMITAAFKLLKLGPVIGQRTWGGVVGMTGRHELGDGTVITVPMNAAWFDAYGWGVENRGVTPDLEILRTPLDWAEGRHAQLDDAVQLAVQLLESNPPATPPDYSNVPDRSRPKLPPRTAS